A single genomic interval of Streptomyces sp. BA2 harbors:
- a CDS encoding 2-hydroxymuconic semialdehyde dehydrogenase, whose product MTADTRRWIRNFVDGQYVDPDENHSFDKVDPATGQVHARVHEADATLVDRAVAAARRALDGGWADTAVRERTALLRRAADRIEERFEEFVAAEVADTGKPVTQARELDVARAVANFRTFADVVAAAGQESFLTDLAGGRRALNYAVRKPLGVVAVIVPWNLPLLLLTWKVAPALACGNAVVVKPSEETPATATLLAEVLAEVGLPAGAYNVVHGFGDDSAGAYVTSHPGIDGVTFTGSSATGSHVMQTVAPRVRPVSFELGGKNAAVVFDDVDVDEALTGLTKSVFTNTGQVCLCTERVYVQRPVFQDIADGLVERAGELRLGRPWDAATTTGPLISRSHREKVLGYFDLAEQAGAKVLTGGGTPRLGPGLDGGSWIEPTLWAGLTNADRVVREEIFGPVAALIPFDTEAEAIALANDTEYGLAASVWTNDLRRGHRVAQAMNVGMAWVNTWFLRDLRSPFGGVGLSGIGREGGASSLHFYTEPTNVCVQL is encoded by the coding sequence ATGACGGCAGACACACGGCGGTGGATCCGCAATTTCGTCGACGGCCAGTACGTCGACCCCGACGAGAACCACAGCTTCGACAAAGTCGATCCGGCCACCGGCCAGGTCCACGCCCGCGTCCATGAAGCGGACGCCACCCTCGTCGACCGCGCCGTCGCGGCGGCCCGGCGGGCCCTCGACGGCGGGTGGGCGGACACGGCGGTGCGCGAACGGACCGCGCTGCTGCGCCGCGCCGCCGACCGGATCGAGGAACGCTTCGAGGAGTTCGTCGCCGCCGAGGTCGCCGACACCGGGAAGCCCGTCACCCAGGCGCGGGAACTGGACGTCGCACGGGCCGTCGCCAACTTCCGCACCTTCGCGGACGTGGTCGCCGCCGCCGGTCAGGAGTCGTTCCTCACCGATCTCGCGGGTGGCCGCCGCGCCCTCAACTACGCGGTGCGCAAGCCGCTCGGTGTCGTCGCGGTCATCGTGCCGTGGAACCTTCCGCTGCTCCTCCTCACCTGGAAGGTCGCCCCTGCCCTCGCCTGCGGCAACGCCGTGGTCGTCAAGCCCAGCGAGGAGACGCCCGCGACGGCCACCCTCCTCGCGGAGGTACTGGCCGAAGTCGGGCTCCCCGCCGGGGCGTACAACGTGGTCCACGGCTTCGGCGACGACTCGGCAGGCGCGTACGTCACCTCCCACCCCGGCATCGACGGGGTGACGTTCACCGGCTCGTCGGCGACCGGCTCGCACGTCATGCAGACCGTCGCGCCCCGGGTCCGCCCGGTGTCGTTCGAGCTCGGCGGCAAGAACGCCGCCGTGGTCTTCGACGACGTCGACGTGGACGAGGCGCTGACCGGTCTGACCAAGTCGGTCTTCACGAACACCGGGCAGGTGTGTCTGTGTACCGAGCGGGTGTACGTCCAGCGGCCCGTGTTCCAGGACATCGCCGACGGCCTCGTGGAGCGGGCCGGGGAGCTGCGCCTGGGGCGCCCCTGGGACGCGGCGACCACCACGGGCCCGCTCATCTCGCGGAGCCACCGCGAGAAGGTGCTCGGCTACTTCGACCTCGCCGAACAGGCCGGGGCCAAGGTGCTGACCGGCGGTGGCACTCCCCGGCTCGGGCCGGGCCTGGACGGCGGCTCCTGGATCGAGCCGACCCTGTGGGCCGGTCTCACCAACGCCGACCGGGTCGTACGCGAGGAGATCTTCGGGCCCGTCGCCGCGCTCATCCCCTTCGACACCGAGGCCGAGGCGATCGCCCTGGCCAATGACACCGAGTACGGCCTCGCCGCGTCGGTGTGGACCAACGACCTGCGGCGCGGACACCGCGTGGCGCAGGCGATGAACGTGGGCATGGCCTGGGTCAACACCTGGTTCCTGCGCGACCTGCGCTCGCCCTTCGGCGGAGTCGGGCTCTCCGGCATCGGCCGCGAGGGCGGCGCGTCCTCCCTGCACTTCTACACCGAGCCGACGAATGTGTGCGTACAGCTGTGA
- a CDS encoding MFS transporter, translating into MSHSSAPTSQEETVGGERTAPSPGRTAVATLAGTTLEWYDFFLYGTAAALIFDKQFFPSLSPATGTLAAFSTLAVGFVARPLGGLVFGHFGDRIGRKATLVVSLVLMGVGSTLIGAIPNYDAIGFWAPVLLVLLRVVQGIGLGGEGAGATLMSMEHAPKGKRNLYAGFPQMGTPAGLVLANVIFLATNSLMGDNAFTAWGWRIPFLMSFVLVAVGLVIRLRVTESPSFDRVREQHHVVKFPLAEALKVGFPRLGLTLLAVVANSAVAYVFMVFTLSYGTKHLGYGKQFLILSVTAAAVLWFATIPVWTKIADRYGRRTMFIGGSAAILVWCAAFFPLLDTGNSALAVVALAGMGLVIPVTHCVQGGIIADTFPVHVRYSGSSLILQSGAILGGGLAPMISTALLDSGEGSSSAGVTWYLVGMCGISLAGAVALFRTVPETAPGAAVLATEGADA; encoded by the coding sequence ATGAGCCATTCATCCGCGCCGACGTCTCAGGAAGAAACCGTGGGCGGCGAAAGAACCGCTCCCTCTCCCGGAAGAACGGCCGTCGCGACGCTGGCCGGTACCACGCTCGAGTGGTACGACTTCTTCCTCTACGGCACAGCCGCCGCACTCATCTTCGACAAGCAGTTCTTTCCCTCGCTGAGTCCCGCCACGGGAACCCTCGCCGCATTCAGCACGCTCGCCGTCGGCTTTGTCGCCCGGCCCCTCGGCGGCCTGGTCTTCGGCCATTTCGGAGACCGCATCGGGCGGAAAGCGACCCTGGTGGTCTCCCTCGTTCTGATGGGTGTCGGTTCCACGCTGATCGGCGCCATCCCGAACTACGACGCGATCGGATTCTGGGCGCCCGTCCTGCTGGTTCTCCTGCGCGTGGTCCAAGGCATCGGACTGGGAGGCGAGGGCGCCGGGGCGACCCTGATGTCCATGGAGCACGCCCCGAAGGGAAAGCGGAATCTGTACGCGGGCTTCCCGCAGATGGGAACGCCGGCGGGTCTGGTCCTCGCCAATGTCATCTTCCTCGCCACCAACTCCCTCATGGGAGACAACGCGTTCACCGCGTGGGGCTGGCGGATTCCGTTCCTGATGAGCTTCGTTCTCGTCGCGGTGGGCCTGGTGATCCGGCTGCGGGTCACCGAATCACCGTCCTTCGACCGCGTTCGCGAGCAGCATCATGTGGTCAAGTTCCCGCTCGCGGAAGCACTCAAGGTCGGATTCCCGCGCCTCGGCCTCACCCTGCTGGCTGTCGTCGCGAACTCCGCCGTCGCCTATGTGTTCATGGTGTTCACGCTGTCGTACGGCACGAAGCATCTCGGTTACGGGAAACAATTCCTCATCCTGAGCGTGACGGCGGCCGCGGTGCTGTGGTTCGCCACCATTCCCGTATGGACGAAAATCGCCGACCGGTACGGCCGGAGAACGATGTTCATCGGCGGCTCAGCGGCGATCCTGGTGTGGTGTGCCGCCTTCTTCCCGCTGCTCGACACGGGGAATTCCGCCCTTGCCGTCGTGGCCCTCGCCGGAATGGGCCTCGTCATTCCGGTCACCCACTGTGTGCAGGGCGGCATCATCGCCGACACGTTTCCCGTCCACGTCCGCTACTCCGGGTCCTCGCTCATCCTCCAGAGCGGCGCCATCCTCGGCGGCGGGCTCGCACCCATGATCTCCACCGCGCTCCTCGACTCCGGTGAAGGTTCCTCGTCGGCCGGCGTGACCTGGTATCTCGTGGGCATGTGCGGGATCAGTCTCGCCGGGGCGGTGGCGCTGTTCCGTACGGTGCCGGAGACTGCGCCCGGTGCAGCCGTACTCGCCACGGAGGGCGCCGACGCATGA
- a CDS encoding carboxylesterase family protein, which translates to MTEPTMIRTGPVRYATAERFVRPRPVPHPDPRPSSGEICPQLPSRLDAVMGPPLDRHPQGEDCLNLSITTPARDAGARPVLVWLHGGGFSSGAGLMDWYDGGALAAQGDVVVVGVNYRLGALGYLCLDGISEGNLGLYDQLEALRWVAAHIAAYGGDPGNVTVVGQSAGALSIRLLLDMPEARGLFRRAILQSAPLALAARPREDAEILGRLFADFLATDPRTADAPAILAAQRETAVANLSRSGSTMEPAFTPVEAAHPSSVSFEDHVRGLDILYGWNLDDMSAFPGEGDDVADLTRRAYEEPLSLFGARAARAGAQVYTYRLDWRPAGSAFGATHCLELPLLFGSREAWRASPMLGAVSWEDVDALGSKLRTAWTTFARTGTLGTLGMPGAISRPW; encoded by the coding sequence ATGACCGAACCGACGATGATCCGCACCGGACCCGTCCGCTACGCCACCGCGGAGCGCTTCGTCCGCCCACGGCCCGTGCCGCACCCGGACCCCCGCCCCTCCAGCGGCGAGATCTGCCCGCAGCTGCCCTCCAGGCTCGACGCGGTGATGGGCCCGCCCCTTGACCGCCACCCGCAGGGCGAGGACTGCCTGAACCTGTCCATCACGACACCGGCCCGCGACGCCGGGGCACGCCCGGTGCTTGTGTGGCTGCACGGCGGCGGGTTCAGCAGCGGAGCCGGCCTGATGGACTGGTACGACGGCGGCGCGCTCGCCGCCCAGGGCGATGTGGTGGTCGTCGGCGTCAACTACCGTCTCGGCGCGCTCGGTTACCTCTGCCTCGACGGGATCAGCGAGGGCAACCTCGGCCTGTACGACCAGCTGGAAGCCCTCCGCTGGGTCGCCGCGCACATCGCCGCCTACGGGGGAGACCCCGGCAACGTCACGGTGGTGGGCCAGTCGGCCGGCGCCCTCTCCATCCGCCTCCTCCTCGACATGCCCGAGGCCAGGGGACTCTTCCGCCGCGCGATCCTGCAGAGCGCCCCGCTCGCGCTCGCGGCCCGCCCCCGCGAGGACGCCGAGATCCTTGGCCGCCTCTTCGCCGACTTCCTCGCCACGGACCCGCGCACCGCTGACGCGCCCGCGATCCTGGCGGCCCAGCGCGAGACCGCCGTGGCCAACCTGAGCCGCTCCGGCAGCACGATGGAACCCGCGTTCACCCCCGTGGAGGCCGCCCACCCCTCCTCGGTGTCCTTCGAGGATCACGTACGCGGCCTCGACATCCTGTACGGCTGGAACCTGGACGACATGAGCGCGTTCCCCGGCGAGGGCGACGACGTGGCGGACCTGACCCGCCGCGCCTACGAAGAGCCCCTCTCCCTCTTCGGGGCGCGCGCGGCACGAGCGGGCGCCCAGGTGTATACGTACCGCCTCGACTGGCGCCCGGCCGGATCGGCCTTCGGTGCCACCCACTGCCTCGAACTCCCCCTCCTCTTCGGCTCGCGCGAGGCGTGGCGGGCGTCACCGATGCTCGGGGCCGTCTCCTGGGAGGACGTGGACGCACTCGGCTCGAAGCTGCGTACCGCCTGGACCACGTTCGCCCGCACCGGGACGCTCGGGACGCTCGGGATGCCGGGGGCCATTTCCCGCCCCTGGTGA
- a CDS encoding cold-shock protein: protein MATGTVKWFNSEKGFGFIEQEGGGPDVFAHYSNIATQGFRELQEGQKVNFDVTQGQKGPQAENIVPA, encoded by the coding sequence ATGGCTACTGGCACCGTGAAGTGGTTCAACTCGGAAAAGGGCTTCGGCTTCATCGAGCAGGAGGGTGGCGGCCCCGACGTCTTCGCCCACTACTCGAACATCGCCACCCAGGGCTTCCGTGAGCTTCAGGAAGGCCAGAAGGTGAACTTCGATGTCACTCAGGGCCAGAAGGGCCCGCAGGCGGAGAACATCGTTCCTGCCTGA
- a CDS encoding DEAD/DEAH box helicase: MNRSARTNDRYSNPRNSGGPRGANPRKGPGNRSGGYSRRPSAPQGEFALPVTITPGLPAAETFAELDMPAPLLKTLTGLGVTEPFPIQAATLPNALAGRDVLGRGRTGSGKTLAFGLPLLVRTAGQRAESKRPLALVLVPTRELAQQVTEALTPYARSLKLRIATVVGGMSIGRQAGALRTGAEVVVATPGRLKDLIERKDCRLDRVSITVLDEADQMADMGFMPQVTELLDQVRPDGQRMLFSATLDRNVDLLVRSYLHDPVVHSVDPSKGAVTTMEHHELHVHGADKMAAATEIAARDGRVIMFLDTKHAVDQFTKHLMGSGVRAAALHGGKSQPQRTRTLAQFKTGAVTVLVATNVAARGIHVDNLDLVVNVDPPTDHKDYLHRGGRTARAGESGSVVTLVTPNQRRDMSRLMSAAGIRPRITQVRSGEAELSRITGAKVPSGVPIAGSAPADRPKQRGGAPFRGMGTRPGQPGRSGGGSRRTAESREMAEARKAARVRRAA; the protein is encoded by the coding sequence ATGAACCGTTCAGCTCGCACGAACGACCGCTATTCCAATCCCCGCAACAGCGGCGGCCCCCGCGGTGCCAACCCCCGCAAGGGTCCCGGCAACCGCTCCGGCGGTTACAGCCGCAGGCCCTCCGCCCCCCAGGGCGAGTTCGCCCTGCCGGTCACCATCACCCCGGGTCTGCCGGCGGCGGAGACCTTCGCCGAACTCGACATGCCGGCCCCGCTGTTGAAGACGCTCACCGGCCTCGGCGTGACCGAGCCCTTCCCGATCCAGGCGGCCACGCTGCCGAACGCCCTCGCGGGCCGGGACGTACTGGGCCGTGGCCGCACCGGATCCGGCAAGACCCTCGCCTTCGGACTCCCGCTCCTCGTGCGCACCGCAGGTCAGCGCGCCGAGTCGAAGCGGCCCCTCGCCCTGGTCCTCGTTCCCACTCGGGAGCTCGCCCAGCAGGTCACCGAGGCGCTCACTCCGTACGCCCGGTCGCTGAAGCTGCGTATCGCCACGGTGGTCGGAGGCATGTCGATCGGCAGGCAGGCCGGTGCGCTGCGCACCGGCGCGGAGGTCGTCGTCGCCACGCCCGGACGCCTCAAGGACCTCATCGAGCGCAAGGACTGCCGCCTGGACCGGGTGAGCATCACCGTCCTCGACGAGGCCGACCAGATGGCCGACATGGGCTTCATGCCCCAGGTCACCGAACTGCTCGACCAGGTGCGTCCCGACGGCCAGCGGATGCTGTTCTCCGCCACGCTCGACCGCAACGTCGACCTTCTGGTGCGCAGCTACCTCCACGACCCGGTCGTCCACTCGGTCGACCCCTCCAAGGGCGCGGTCACCACGATGGAGCACCACGAACTGCACGTGCACGGCGCCGACAAGATGGCGGCCGCCACCGAGATCGCGGCCCGCGACGGCCGGGTGATCATGTTCCTGGACACCAAGCACGCCGTCGACCAGTTCACCAAGCACCTGATGGGCAGCGGCGTACGGGCCGCGGCGCTGCACGGCGGCAAGTCACAGCCCCAGCGCACCCGCACCCTCGCCCAGTTCAAGACCGGTGCGGTGACGGTCCTGGTGGCCACGAACGTCGCGGCTCGCGGCATCCACGTCGACAACCTCGACCTGGTGGTCAACGTCGACCCGCCCACCGACCACAAGGACTACCTCCACCGCGGCGGCCGTACGGCACGCGCCGGTGAGTCCGGCAGCGTCGTCACCCTCGTGACGCCTAACCAGCGCCGCGACATGAGCCGTCTGATGTCCGCTGCCGGGATCAGGCCGCGGATCACCCAAGTGCGCTCCGGCGAGGCCGAGTTGAGCCGCATCACCGGCGCGAAGGTCCCCTCCGGCGTGCCGATCGCGGGCAGTGCGCCCGCCGATCGCCCCAAGCAGCGCGGTGGCGCCCCCTTCCGGGGGATGGGTACGCGTCCGGGGCAGCCCGGCCGCTCCGGGGGTGGCTCTCGCCGTACGGCCGAATCCCGCGAGATGGCTGAGGCCCGTAAGGCCGCACGGGTGCGTCGCGCTGCCTGA
- a CDS encoding TetR/AcrR family transcriptional regulator, translating to MVRAGLTAERLAQAGAELADEVGFEQVTVSALARRFDVKVASLYSHLKNSQDLKTRIALLSLEELADRGAAALAGRSGKDALAAFADVYRDYAREHPGRYAAAQLRLDPETAAASAGVRHAQMTRAILRGYDLTEPDQTHAVRMLGSVFHGYVSLEMAGGFSHSEPDSQESWARILDALDSLLRNWPPAP from the coding sequence ATGGTTCGCGCAGGACTGACCGCGGAGCGCCTGGCGCAGGCCGGGGCCGAGCTGGCCGACGAGGTCGGCTTCGAGCAGGTGACCGTCTCGGCGCTCGCCAGGCGCTTCGACGTGAAGGTCGCGAGTCTGTACTCGCACCTGAAGAACTCACAGGACCTCAAGACGCGGATCGCCCTTCTTTCGTTGGAGGAGCTCGCCGACCGGGGTGCCGCCGCGCTGGCCGGGCGGTCAGGCAAGGACGCGCTGGCCGCGTTCGCCGACGTCTACCGGGACTACGCCCGTGAGCACCCCGGGCGCTACGCCGCGGCCCAGCTGAGGCTCGACCCGGAGACGGCCGCCGCCAGCGCGGGCGTCAGACACGCACAGATGACACGGGCGATCCTGCGCGGATACGACCTGACGGAGCCCGACCAGACCCACGCGGTCCGGATGCTGGGCAGCGTCTTCCACGGCTACGTCAGCCTGGAGATGGCCGGGGGCTTCAGCCACAGCGAGCCGGACTCGCAGGAATCGTGGGCACGCATCCTGGACGCCCTCGACTCCCTGCTGCGGAACTGGCCCCCCGCGCCCTGA
- a CDS encoding GDSL-type esterase/lipase family protein has protein sequence MDPEYDWIDTPITADILRGALDLERTAHGVLPHRLPAWARAQCADGQLAMAESQPSGVRLVFRTRATAIELDTLRTRRDYVGAPPRPEGLYDLLVDGHLAGQAPVSGGNTLTIDMTNGSVERRSGPAGTLRFTELPDGAKDIEIWLPHNETTELIALRTDAPVEPAPDRGRKVWLHHGSSISHGSDAASPTAVWPALAASLGGVELINLGLAGSALLDPFTARTLRDTPADLISVKIGINVVNADLMRLRAFGPAVHGFLDTIREGHPGTPLLVVSSVLCPIHEDTPGPSAPDFGDLGSGRLTFRAMGDPAERASGKLTLRVIREELARIVEQRSADDPNLHYLDGRELYGEADAAELPLPDQIHPDAATHRRMGERFTELAFGAEGAFAGLKA, from the coding sequence ATGGACCCCGAGTACGACTGGATCGACACACCCATCACCGCGGACATCCTGCGCGGCGCCCTCGACCTGGAGCGCACCGCGCACGGCGTCCTGCCGCACCGGCTGCCCGCATGGGCCCGCGCCCAGTGCGCCGACGGACAGTTGGCCATGGCGGAATCCCAGCCCTCCGGTGTACGTCTCGTCTTCCGCACCCGCGCCACCGCCATCGAACTGGACACGCTGCGCACCAGGCGCGACTACGTGGGCGCACCGCCCCGCCCGGAGGGCCTGTACGACCTGCTGGTGGACGGCCACCTGGCCGGTCAGGCCCCCGTGAGCGGCGGCAACACCCTGACCATCGACATGACCAACGGTTCCGTCGAGCGCCGGTCCGGCCCGGCCGGCACCCTGCGCTTCACCGAACTGCCCGACGGCGCCAAGGACATCGAGATCTGGCTGCCGCACAACGAGACCACCGAACTCATCGCGCTGCGCACCGACGCGCCCGTCGAGCCCGCACCGGACCGGGGCCGCAAGGTGTGGCTGCACCACGGCAGTTCGATCAGCCACGGCTCCGACGCGGCGAGCCCCACCGCCGTCTGGCCCGCCCTCGCCGCTTCCCTCGGCGGTGTCGAGCTGATCAACCTCGGCCTGGCCGGCAGCGCGCTCCTCGACCCGTTCACGGCTCGCACCCTGCGGGACACTCCCGCCGACCTGATCAGCGTCAAGATCGGCATCAATGTCGTCAACGCCGACCTGATGCGCCTGCGTGCCTTCGGTCCGGCTGTCCACGGCTTTCTCGACACCATCCGTGAAGGCCACCCCGGCACGCCGCTGTTGGTCGTCTCCTCCGTCCTGTGTCCCATCCACGAGGACACCCCGGGCCCGAGCGCGCCGGACTTCGGCGACCTCGGCTCTGGACGGCTGACGTTCAGGGCCATGGGTGATCCGGCGGAGCGTGCAAGCGGAAAGCTGACGTTGCGCGTCATCCGCGAGGAGCTGGCCCGGATCGTCGAGCAGCGGTCGGCCGATGACCCCAACCTGCACTACCTCGACGGCCGTGAGCTGTACGGGGAGGCCGACGCCGCCGAGCTCCCGCTGCCCGACCAGATACACCCGGACGCCGCAACGCACCGTCGCATGGGCGAACGCTTCACCGAGCTGGCTTTCGGGGCAGAGGGCGCCTTCGCAGGCTTGAAGGCCTGA
- a CDS encoding ankyrin repeat domain-containing protein has product MGILNFLDPLAISVTEAIRKGDVPALRQLLADRPSLATSLISQDGPAAGRRSLLHIATDWPGHHPHAEEVIAALVAAGADPDARFVGTHTETPLHWAASNDDIIALDALIAAGADIEADGAVIGGGTPLADARGFGQWRAARRLLEHGARADLQDAATLGLLDQVEVFLAAPDSPTRSAITSAFWGACHGGQLPTARRLLQQGANVNWIGYDDMTPLDIARAQGADDVVQWLLTQGAKGRADFG; this is encoded by the coding sequence ATGGGCATCCTCAACTTCCTTGACCCGCTTGCCATTTCGGTGACCGAGGCCATCCGGAAGGGTGACGTCCCCGCGCTGCGTCAGCTCTTGGCCGACCGACCCTCGCTGGCCACAAGCCTGATCAGCCAGGACGGTCCTGCCGCGGGCCGGCGGAGCCTCCTCCACATCGCCACCGACTGGCCCGGCCACCACCCCCACGCCGAGGAGGTCATCGCCGCCCTCGTCGCCGCGGGCGCCGATCCTGATGCCCGCTTCGTCGGCACCCACACCGAGACGCCCCTGCACTGGGCCGCCAGCAACGACGACATCATCGCGCTGGACGCCCTCATCGCCGCGGGAGCCGACATCGAGGCCGACGGCGCCGTCATCGGCGGCGGCACCCCGCTCGCCGACGCGCGCGGCTTCGGTCAGTGGCGGGCGGCCCGCAGGCTTCTGGAGCACGGCGCCCGCGCGGACCTGCAGGATGCCGCCACCCTGGGACTGCTCGACCAGGTCGAGGTCTTCCTCGCCGCACCCGACTCCCCCACACGGTCCGCGATCACCAGCGCCTTCTGGGGTGCCTGCCACGGCGGCCAACTTCCCACCGCCAGGCGGCTGTTGCAGCAGGGGGCGAACGTGAACTGGATCGGCTACGACGACATGACGCCCCTGGACATCGCCCGCGCGCAGGGCGCCGATGACGTCGTCCAGTGGCTGCTCACCCAAGGAGCCAAGGGGCGCGCCGACTTCGGGTAG
- a CDS encoding chitinase — MAFAVPVLVGAAQSSAARSSAASQAAHHAQAAQDETCAVKSKPAGKVLQGYWENWDGAANGVHPPFGWTPITDTRMRDHGYNVINAAFPVIRSDGTVLWEDGMDSTVKVATPAEMCQAKANGATILMSIGGATAGIDLSSSTVADRFVETVVPILKKYNFDGIDIDIETGLVGSGNINQLSASQANLVRIIDGVLARMPANFGLTMAPETAYVTGGSVAYGSIWGAYLPIVKKYADNGRLWWLNMQYYNGSMYGCSGDSYSAGTVQGFIAQTDCLNKGLVVQGTTIKVPYDKQVPGLPAQPGAGGGYMTPSLVTQAWNHYNGALKGLMTWSINWDGSKGWTFGDNVKKLL; from the coding sequence ATGGCCTTCGCGGTGCCGGTGCTCGTCGGTGCGGCGCAGAGCAGCGCGGCGCGGAGCAGCGCGGCTTCGCAAGCGGCCCACCACGCCCAGGCCGCGCAGGACGAAACGTGCGCGGTCAAGTCGAAGCCCGCCGGAAAGGTGCTCCAGGGGTATTGGGAGAACTGGGACGGCGCCGCCAACGGCGTTCACCCGCCGTTCGGTTGGACGCCGATCACCGACACGCGCATGCGCGACCACGGCTACAACGTGATCAACGCGGCCTTCCCCGTCATCCGCTCCGACGGCACCGTCCTGTGGGAGGACGGCATGGATTCGACGGTGAAGGTCGCCACACCGGCCGAGATGTGCCAGGCCAAGGCGAACGGTGCCACGATCCTGATGTCGATCGGCGGCGCGACGGCGGGTATCGACCTCAGCTCGAGCACGGTCGCCGACCGCTTCGTCGAGACCGTGGTGCCGATCCTGAAGAAGTACAACTTCGACGGCATAGACATCGACATCGAGACCGGCCTCGTGGGCAGCGGCAACATCAACCAGCTCTCCGCGTCGCAGGCCAACCTCGTCCGCATCATCGACGGCGTCCTCGCCCGGATGCCCGCCAACTTCGGCCTGACGATGGCGCCCGAGACGGCGTACGTGACCGGGGGCAGCGTGGCGTACGGCTCGATCTGGGGCGCGTACCTCCCCATCGTCAAGAAGTACGCGGACAACGGCCGCCTCTGGTGGCTCAACATGCAGTACTACAACGGCAGCATGTACGGCTGCTCCGGCGACTCCTACTCCGCCGGAACCGTCCAGGGCTTCATCGCACAGACGGACTGCCTGAACAAGGGCCTGGTCGTCCAGGGCACGACGATCAAGGTCCCCTACGACAAACAGGTCCCGGGCCTGCCCGCCCAACCGGGGGCGGGCGGCGGCTACATGACCCCGAGCCTGGTGACCCAGGCGTGGAACCACTACAACGGCGCGCTGAAGGGCCTGATGACCTGGTCCATCAACTGGGACGGCTCAAAGGGATGGACGTTCGGCGACAACGTGAAGAAGCTGCTCTAG
- a CDS encoding sigma-70 family RNA polymerase sigma factor translates to MDSIAADRFEADRTRLASLAYRLLGSAADAEDIVQDAYLRWHAADRERIEVPEAWLAKVVTNLCLDRLRSAPVRRERAAGAWMPEPLLDGDPMLGPADTFEQRESVSLAVLTLMERLSPVERAVYVLREVFSYAHSEIAEILDISESASQQHVHRARRRVAAARRGGGEVDPASARDVLEEFLAAASSGRTERLVALLTDDATAVSDGAGLTRRLWRYETPERIATMMRTAFKPTPAKRRLAGGSPTIHIGRVNGWPAVLAALDDRIVGAVAFEISDGKVAAAHGFAATERLTRLTEMWPQHEPDAPAIAQW, encoded by the coding sequence ATGGACAGCATCGCCGCTGACCGCTTCGAGGCCGACCGGACCCGGCTGGCCTCGCTCGCGTACCGTCTGCTCGGCTCGGCCGCCGACGCCGAGGACATAGTGCAGGACGCGTACCTGCGCTGGCACGCCGCCGACCGGGAGCGGATCGAGGTGCCGGAGGCCTGGCTGGCCAAGGTCGTCACCAACCTGTGCCTGGACCGGCTCCGTTCGGCACCGGTGCGCCGCGAGCGCGCGGCCGGGGCCTGGATGCCCGAGCCGCTCCTCGACGGCGACCCGATGCTCGGCCCGGCCGACACCTTCGAGCAGCGCGAGTCGGTGTCGCTGGCCGTCCTGACCCTGATGGAGCGGCTCTCGCCGGTCGAACGGGCCGTCTACGTCCTGCGCGAGGTGTTCTCGTACGCCCACTCCGAGATCGCCGAGATCCTCGACATCTCGGAGTCCGCCAGCCAGCAGCACGTCCACCGGGCCCGGCGCCGGGTCGCGGCCGCGCGCCGCGGCGGCGGCGAGGTCGACCCGGCGTCCGCGCGCGACGTCCTCGAGGAGTTCCTGGCCGCCGCGTCCTCAGGTCGTACCGAACGTCTGGTGGCGCTTCTCACCGACGACGCGACCGCGGTCTCCGACGGCGCGGGACTCACCAGGAGGCTGTGGCGCTACGAGACCCCCGAGCGGATCGCCACCATGATGCGCACCGCCTTCAAACCCACCCCCGCGAAGCGACGCCTGGCCGGCGGCTCACCCACGATCCACATCGGCCGGGTCAACGGCTGGCCCGCCGTGCTCGCCGCGCTCGATGACCGGATCGTGGGCGCGGTGGCGTTCGAGATCAGCGACGGCAAGGTAGCGGCGGCCCACGGCTTCGCCGCCACGGAACGACTCACCCGCCTCACCGAGATGTGGCCCCAACACGAACCGGACGCACCGGCCATCGCCCAGTGGTGA